Proteins encoded in a region of the Sebastes fasciatus isolate fSebFas1 chromosome 9, fSebFas1.pri, whole genome shotgun sequence genome:
- the ncoa4 gene encoding nuclear receptor coactivator 4 isoform X3, whose protein sequence is MPSAEMATAGGLKQCRQAQDQLEDAISSVMKAEQQLRENTREVRAELQSCVSRQQEALRCREVWLLGQIELLEQVKTETLQHQLHQLHRLRGQFDVIVHQLQNSNSSKDLNNQLTSCMEKLSSLSLTPEETPEMSFRADTRSLRLAITSFGSITAQLVEGVSSQSCPIAAKKQKMEVGALGDWLMGTPPSSSAPIGYQGSKDPQDWLIAQKESKESKISCPVLASMDFLQAWGQLRDLEAWVLQDQTAASRERTYSSSSSSFSIEKIDESELAVAPEDEVEEEEEEMSDWLITPPTVAMETMSDAERWRRVLKPFEDGWSSSDWLLGSRPPAADCSSCCQTTKALEIENLGQLKCLKTPPASPESPPMPAALEAWLQQVVPVQQNCRGNEVCSSYADCVCDENCGRDALSHWLLRQDGRDKNGVPVDQHANMDATPTTKHATATTPASKNATPTLHHREQEQKVQAILEAWLHPSNTTSLSGWVVPEEEKARREEHSSQFKPSSSSSSSCLSPFQSPLDPDLWVIPGQTRESGGQPSAAAEEDKWLLKKRSQAQERLAMPSVCDLFSCMKVGGDKEKWLHRAAEQM, encoded by the exons ATGCCGTCGGCAGAGATGGCAACAGCGGGCGGACTGAAGCAGTGCCGGCAGGCCCAAGATCAGCTGGAGGACGCCATCAGCAGCGTGATGAAGGCCGAGCAGCAGCTGAGAGAAAACACCAGAGAG GTGCGTGCGGAGCTGCAGAGCTGTGTGAGCCGTCAGCAGGAAGCGCTGCGCTGCAGGGAGGTGTGGCTGTTGGGGCAGATCGAGCTGCTGGAACAAGTGAAGACTGAAACTCTGCAGCACCAGCTGCACCAGCTGCACCGG CTCAGAGGTCAGTTTGATGTGATCGTCCATCAGCTGCAGAACTCAAACAGCAGCAAAGACCTGAACAACCAGCTGACCAGCTGCATGGAGAA GTTATCCTCTCTGAGTTTGACGCCAGAGGAAACACCTGAGATGAGTTTCCGCGCCGACACTCGCTCTCTGAGGCTCGCCATCACCTCGTTCGGCAGCATCACGGCTCAG CTGGTGGAGGGCGTGTCCTCTCAGAGCTGTCCAATCGCTGCCAAGAAACAG AAGATGGAGGTTGGAGCTCTGGGTGACTGGCTGATGGGAACTCCTCCATCAAGCAGCGCTCCTATTGGTTACCAGGGCAGCAAGGACCCTCAGGATTGGCTGATTGCACAGAAGGAGAGCAAGGAGAGCAAG attTCCTGTCCTGTGCTGGCCTCAATGGACTTCCTGCAGGCCTGGGGTCAGCTCAGGGACCTGGAGGCTTGGGTCCTCCAGGACCAGACCGCCGCCAGCAGGGAGCGGACCTACAgcagctccagctcctccttCTCCATCGAGAAGATCGACGAATCAGAGCTCGCCGTCGCTCCCGAGgatgaggtagaggaggaggaggaggagatgagcgACTGGCTCATCACCCCGCCcactgttgccatggagaccatGTCAGACGCCGAGCGGTGGCGGCGGGTGTTGAAGCCATTCGAGGACGGCTGGTCGTCCAGCGATTGGCTGCTGGGGTCGAGGCCCCCCGCCGCtgactgctcctcctgctgccaGACCACCAAGGCCCTGGAGATCGAGAACCTGGGCCAGCTCAAGTGCCTGAAGACCCCGCCTGCCTCCCCCGAGTCCCCGCCCATGCCAGCGGCTCTGGAGGCATGGCTACAGCAGGTGGTGCCGGTGCAGCAGAACTGCAGGGGCAACGAGGTCTGCTCCTCCTACGCCGACTGTGTCTGTGACGAGAACTGTGGGAGGGACGCTCTGAGCCACTGGCTCCTCCGGCAGGACGGACGGGACAAAAACGGGGTCCCAGTAGACCAGCACGCCAACATGGACGCCACGCCAACCACCAAGCATGCCACGGCCACCACGCCTGCCTCAAAGAACGCCACGCCCACCCTGCACCACCGGGAGCAGGAACAGAAG GTCCAGGCCATCCTGGAGGCCTGGCTCCACCCCTCCAACACCACCTCCCTCTCTGGCTGGGTGGTTCCTGAGGAGGAGAAGGCCAGAAGGGAGGAGCACAGCTCCCAGTTCaagccttcttcctcctcctcttcctcctgcttgTCCCCGTTCCAGAGCCCTCTGGATCCAGATCTCTGGGTGATTCCAGGACAAACTCGGGAGTCAGGAGGTCAGCCCagcgcagcagcagaggaggacaaATGGCTgctgaagaagaggagtcaAGCTCAG GAGCGCCTGGCGATGCCGTCCGTGTGTGACCTGTTCTCCTGTATGAAGGTGGGCGGAGACAAAGAGAAATGGCTGCACAGAGCTGCTGAACAG atGTGA
- the ncoa4 gene encoding nuclear receptor coactivator 4 isoform X2, whose protein sequence is MTSKSRVQTKGTRMPSAEMATAGGLKQCRQAQDQLEDAISSVMKAEQQLRENTREVRAELQSCVSRQQEALRCREVWLLGQIELLEQVKTETLQHQLHQLHRLRGQFDVIVHQLQNSNSSKDLNNQLTSCMEKLSSLSLTPEETPEMSFRADTRSLRLAITSFGSITAQLVEGVSSQSCPIAAKKQKMEVGALGDWLMGTPPSSSAPIGYQGSKDPQDWLIAQKESKISCPVLASMDFLQAWGQLRDLEAWVLQDQTAASRERTYSSSSSSFSIEKIDESELAVAPEDEVEEEEEEMSDWLITPPTVAMETMSDAERWRRVLKPFEDGWSSSDWLLGSRPPAADCSSCCQTTKALEIENLGQLKCLKTPPASPESPPMPAALEAWLQQVVPVQQNCRGNEVCSSYADCVCDENCGRDALSHWLLRQDGRDKNGVPVDQHANMDATPTTKHATATTPASKNATPTLHHREQEQKVQAILEAWLHPSNTTSLSGWVVPEEEKARREEHSSQFKPSSSSSSSCLSPFQSPLDPDLWVIPGQTRESGGQPSAAAEEDKWLLKKRSQAQERLAMPSVCDLFSCMKVGGDKEKWLHRAAEQM, encoded by the exons ATGACATCGAAGTCGAGAGTCCAGACTAAAGGCACCCG GATGCCGTCGGCAGAGATGGCAACAGCGGGCGGACTGAAGCAGTGCCGGCAGGCCCAAGATCAGCTGGAGGACGCCATCAGCAGCGTGATGAAGGCCGAGCAGCAGCTGAGAGAAAACACCAGAGAG GTGCGTGCGGAGCTGCAGAGCTGTGTGAGCCGTCAGCAGGAAGCGCTGCGCTGCAGGGAGGTGTGGCTGTTGGGGCAGATCGAGCTGCTGGAACAAGTGAAGACTGAAACTCTGCAGCACCAGCTGCACCAGCTGCACCGG CTCAGAGGTCAGTTTGATGTGATCGTCCATCAGCTGCAGAACTCAAACAGCAGCAAAGACCTGAACAACCAGCTGACCAGCTGCATGGAGAA GTTATCCTCTCTGAGTTTGACGCCAGAGGAAACACCTGAGATGAGTTTCCGCGCCGACACTCGCTCTCTGAGGCTCGCCATCACCTCGTTCGGCAGCATCACGGCTCAG CTGGTGGAGGGCGTGTCCTCTCAGAGCTGTCCAATCGCTGCCAAGAAACAG AAGATGGAGGTTGGAGCTCTGGGTGACTGGCTGATGGGAACTCCTCCATCAAGCAGCGCTCCTATTGGTTACCAGGGCAGCAAGGACCCTCAGGATTGGCTGATTGCACAGAAGGAGAGCAAG attTCCTGTCCTGTGCTGGCCTCAATGGACTTCCTGCAGGCCTGGGGTCAGCTCAGGGACCTGGAGGCTTGGGTCCTCCAGGACCAGACCGCCGCCAGCAGGGAGCGGACCTACAgcagctccagctcctccttCTCCATCGAGAAGATCGACGAATCAGAGCTCGCCGTCGCTCCCGAGgatgaggtagaggaggaggaggaggagatgagcgACTGGCTCATCACCCCGCCcactgttgccatggagaccatGTCAGACGCCGAGCGGTGGCGGCGGGTGTTGAAGCCATTCGAGGACGGCTGGTCGTCCAGCGATTGGCTGCTGGGGTCGAGGCCCCCCGCCGCtgactgctcctcctgctgccaGACCACCAAGGCCCTGGAGATCGAGAACCTGGGCCAGCTCAAGTGCCTGAAGACCCCGCCTGCCTCCCCCGAGTCCCCGCCCATGCCAGCGGCTCTGGAGGCATGGCTACAGCAGGTGGTGCCGGTGCAGCAGAACTGCAGGGGCAACGAGGTCTGCTCCTCCTACGCCGACTGTGTCTGTGACGAGAACTGTGGGAGGGACGCTCTGAGCCACTGGCTCCTCCGGCAGGACGGACGGGACAAAAACGGGGTCCCAGTAGACCAGCACGCCAACATGGACGCCACGCCAACCACCAAGCATGCCACGGCCACCACGCCTGCCTCAAAGAACGCCACGCCCACCCTGCACCACCGGGAGCAGGAACAGAAG GTCCAGGCCATCCTGGAGGCCTGGCTCCACCCCTCCAACACCACCTCCCTCTCTGGCTGGGTGGTTCCTGAGGAGGAGAAGGCCAGAAGGGAGGAGCACAGCTCCCAGTTCaagccttcttcctcctcctcttcctcctgcttgTCCCCGTTCCAGAGCCCTCTGGATCCAGATCTCTGGGTGATTCCAGGACAAACTCGGGAGTCAGGAGGTCAGCCCagcgcagcagcagaggaggacaaATGGCTgctgaagaagaggagtcaAGCTCAG GAGCGCCTGGCGATGCCGTCCGTGTGTGACCTGTTCTCCTGTATGAAGGTGGGCGGAGACAAAGAGAAATGGCTGCACAGAGCTGCTGAACAG atGTGA
- the ncoa4 gene encoding nuclear receptor coactivator 4 isoform X1 translates to MTSKSRVQTKGTRMPSAEMATAGGLKQCRQAQDQLEDAISSVMKAEQQLRENTREVRAELQSCVSRQQEALRCREVWLLGQIELLEQVKTETLQHQLHQLHRLRGQFDVIVHQLQNSNSSKDLNNQLTSCMEKLSSLSLTPEETPEMSFRADTRSLRLAITSFGSITAQLVEGVSSQSCPIAAKKQKMEVGALGDWLMGTPPSSSAPIGYQGSKDPQDWLIAQKESKESKISCPVLASMDFLQAWGQLRDLEAWVLQDQTAASRERTYSSSSSSFSIEKIDESELAVAPEDEVEEEEEEMSDWLITPPTVAMETMSDAERWRRVLKPFEDGWSSSDWLLGSRPPAADCSSCCQTTKALEIENLGQLKCLKTPPASPESPPMPAALEAWLQQVVPVQQNCRGNEVCSSYADCVCDENCGRDALSHWLLRQDGRDKNGVPVDQHANMDATPTTKHATATTPASKNATPTLHHREQEQKVQAILEAWLHPSNTTSLSGWVVPEEEKARREEHSSQFKPSSSSSSSCLSPFQSPLDPDLWVIPGQTRESGGQPSAAAEEDKWLLKKRSQAQERLAMPSVCDLFSCMKVGGDKEKWLHRAAEQM, encoded by the exons ATGACATCGAAGTCGAGAGTCCAGACTAAAGGCACCCG GATGCCGTCGGCAGAGATGGCAACAGCGGGCGGACTGAAGCAGTGCCGGCAGGCCCAAGATCAGCTGGAGGACGCCATCAGCAGCGTGATGAAGGCCGAGCAGCAGCTGAGAGAAAACACCAGAGAG GTGCGTGCGGAGCTGCAGAGCTGTGTGAGCCGTCAGCAGGAAGCGCTGCGCTGCAGGGAGGTGTGGCTGTTGGGGCAGATCGAGCTGCTGGAACAAGTGAAGACTGAAACTCTGCAGCACCAGCTGCACCAGCTGCACCGG CTCAGAGGTCAGTTTGATGTGATCGTCCATCAGCTGCAGAACTCAAACAGCAGCAAAGACCTGAACAACCAGCTGACCAGCTGCATGGAGAA GTTATCCTCTCTGAGTTTGACGCCAGAGGAAACACCTGAGATGAGTTTCCGCGCCGACACTCGCTCTCTGAGGCTCGCCATCACCTCGTTCGGCAGCATCACGGCTCAG CTGGTGGAGGGCGTGTCCTCTCAGAGCTGTCCAATCGCTGCCAAGAAACAG AAGATGGAGGTTGGAGCTCTGGGTGACTGGCTGATGGGAACTCCTCCATCAAGCAGCGCTCCTATTGGTTACCAGGGCAGCAAGGACCCTCAGGATTGGCTGATTGCACAGAAGGAGAGCAAGGAGAGCAAG attTCCTGTCCTGTGCTGGCCTCAATGGACTTCCTGCAGGCCTGGGGTCAGCTCAGGGACCTGGAGGCTTGGGTCCTCCAGGACCAGACCGCCGCCAGCAGGGAGCGGACCTACAgcagctccagctcctccttCTCCATCGAGAAGATCGACGAATCAGAGCTCGCCGTCGCTCCCGAGgatgaggtagaggaggaggaggaggagatgagcgACTGGCTCATCACCCCGCCcactgttgccatggagaccatGTCAGACGCCGAGCGGTGGCGGCGGGTGTTGAAGCCATTCGAGGACGGCTGGTCGTCCAGCGATTGGCTGCTGGGGTCGAGGCCCCCCGCCGCtgactgctcctcctgctgccaGACCACCAAGGCCCTGGAGATCGAGAACCTGGGCCAGCTCAAGTGCCTGAAGACCCCGCCTGCCTCCCCCGAGTCCCCGCCCATGCCAGCGGCTCTGGAGGCATGGCTACAGCAGGTGGTGCCGGTGCAGCAGAACTGCAGGGGCAACGAGGTCTGCTCCTCCTACGCCGACTGTGTCTGTGACGAGAACTGTGGGAGGGACGCTCTGAGCCACTGGCTCCTCCGGCAGGACGGACGGGACAAAAACGGGGTCCCAGTAGACCAGCACGCCAACATGGACGCCACGCCAACCACCAAGCATGCCACGGCCACCACGCCTGCCTCAAAGAACGCCACGCCCACCCTGCACCACCGGGAGCAGGAACAGAAG GTCCAGGCCATCCTGGAGGCCTGGCTCCACCCCTCCAACACCACCTCCCTCTCTGGCTGGGTGGTTCCTGAGGAGGAGAAGGCCAGAAGGGAGGAGCACAGCTCCCAGTTCaagccttcttcctcctcctcttcctcctgcttgTCCCCGTTCCAGAGCCCTCTGGATCCAGATCTCTGGGTGATTCCAGGACAAACTCGGGAGTCAGGAGGTCAGCCCagcgcagcagcagaggaggacaaATGGCTgctgaagaagaggagtcaAGCTCAG GAGCGCCTGGCGATGCCGTCCGTGTGTGACCTGTTCTCCTGTATGAAGGTGGGCGGAGACAAAGAGAAATGGCTGCACAGAGCTGCTGAACAG atGTGA